The Oreochromis aureus strain Israel breed Guangdong linkage group 16, ZZ_aureus, whole genome shotgun sequence genome includes the window GTTTTCGGAgacatctgttacccaccagctcgatagctagctgggggGTTCAATAGTCACTtgagccggcgagaacagcggactcccggcaaatcattttcaaacctCCCGCGGTCTTTCCCTaatcaggttaaacatgatatataagtcacttagataacttaaaactgttagtgtttggctttttttttagtgttttagttgttcctgagtaaatcggtttagctgagattaaagttacagttttcacacagctgaataagcgtcaaacagaaaactgattaaacagaagtgtgagatggtcgagaatatactccagtgtcctgttatattttagatagcaaggagcagacggctgagtttattaaacttcactgagacaatctgcaaattttattaaaaatttaaTAATCTATCATCTTGTCtgtatttttagttagcacataccttaaacacttcaagctgtaagctaatgatagttatataagagcagacgcATGCTGATGCAatgagctgtacgttttacgtccaatggatgcatgatctgattagtcaactaatcgcaaaaataatcggtgactagtcgactatcaaaataatcgtttgtggcagccctactccCTGGAGCCTCCAACAGGGACGGATgactgaacgggcccctcggaccctccagccgAAGGCAGACGATGGCTGGGGCGGctccttggaccctccagcgaagacggaaaATGGCTGGCGcagttctccagaacccccagtgGGAACAGAAGCAGAACCAGCAGCCAAGGAGTCCTCTGGAAGACACGAAGCAGAACCAGCATGCGTGGAGTCCTCTTTCAGACACGAAGCAAAACCAGCAGGTGCTGAGATCTCTGGCAGAGACAAAACAGACGCAGCGGGCACGGAGTCCTCTGGCAGAGATGAAGCAGATGACTGGAATGGTTCTCCTGAACCACCAGCAGAGACGAGGAACGGCTGGAGCAGTTCTCCTGAACTCGCAGCAGAGAAGAGAAACGGCTGGAGcagttctccagaacccccagttGATGAGACACTCCGTGGCGTGGGAGCCGTGGAGTGCTGGAATTGCTCACCCGAGCCTCCAGCAGGAGCAGATGTAGGGCCAGGAGGTGCGGAGACCCCTGGCTGAACTGGTAGCTGaccaggtggtagagcagatgaCAAAACTAACGGCTGAGCTACAGGAAGAGCTGGTAACTGAGCTAGAGATGGAGCTAGAGACTGAACAGGAGACAAAACAGATAGCTGAGCTGGTGACCAAACAGATGGCTGAGCCGAAGACTGAACTGGCAACTGAACAGATGCTTGAGCTACGAACTGAGCTAGTGAATGAAGTATTGGTTGTAGTAGTGATTGTGGTGGTTCTCCTGAGCCTCCAGAAGATGAGGAGAATGGCCGGATGGGCTCACCTGAGCCTCCAGCGAGGACAGGAACGGGTGCAAGCACCCGCCGGACACTAGCCATTGCCAACCGAGGAGTAGGTACAGGTGCGGAGGTTGGCTGGGTCCTGGCAGGCCTCACCTCAGGGACCAGCATGGGGGCCAGGACAGACCAGACACCAGTCACTCCCACCCGAGGAGTGGGTACGGGTGCAGGAGTGAGCTGGTTCAAGGCCGCACTCACCCTAGGAGCCAGGACAGGCAACGGCTGGGCAGCTGCTGTCCCCACCCGAGGAGCTGGTACGGTGTAGGAACTGGCAGAGCCTCAGCCAGCTTGGAAAATGGAGCAGGGACAAACTGGGCCCCAGCCCCCCTCACCCGGGCGCACTTTAAACTGATTTATTGTAAACACTGACAtgtaactaaactgaaactgaaaatacaaaataattaaataaggaAGCAGGCTggcaaacagaacacacagtgaGGTATGATGGTACGATGCGACGCTTAACTACGAAgcccctctgatgacatggtccaaaaaataaataaattgtggccACAAAATACTACTTCGTGGGCACGAAATGGGTATAACGTGTCCACGAAATACTTATTTGTGGGCACGAAACACTTGACCGATAACTGTGATCCTTCCCAGGCCCTTGCAGTTGGTTGACAATAAAATCTGTCCCGGCGTCCAGGTCGTACTTACGTCTGTAAAGCAACTGTCACTGACCCGGTTCCAGGGACTCGGGGTCCGTGAGCAGTATGgactgtgatgatgatgatgatgattattattatattatatgggTGTGTTCTGCTCTGCTGCTTTTCCTGCGCTCTATGTTTGTGTTttggcaggtgtgtgtgtgtttgtgggcgCGGTCGTGACAGGCACcttcaggcctggtgggtgtggccctgccaGTTGACCGGTCACACCCAAGGATCTCCACACACACCTGGCGCCGATCAAGCCTCGTCAGAGGAGCTACAAAACAGTGTGACTGAGAGCTCCTCGACGCTGGATCGTTGAGTACCCGTCAGTGTTTCCAGCAAAGTCAGTTCCTGCTAAGTCTATCGCTGTTGAGTTGTGGGTTAACGGCTGCCTTTGTGGTTTTCCAGCAGGAGTGCAGGAACAGGAGAGCAGCGAGCACAAGTTTCATGGGAGCGGAGACACGGAGCACGGGCACTGAGAAGGAGACACGGCACGGGAGTTGGAGACGCACGGGGAATTTATGGTGTACTGTTTactccactgtaaataaacgcactgtttgCATCGCAGACACACCCACGGTCTGCCACACAGACCGTGACAGCAACTGGGCTCTCAATATCCTGTTTAAATGTCTCTCCGTAATAATGGTTCCTCGCATTGCCAGgcttttcaaaatgcatttgtagCTCATTCCCAGCCTAAAATAATACCCAATTATACCCAATTCGTGCCCACAAATTAGCATTTCGTGTGCACGTTATACCTATTTCGTGCCCTCGAAATAGTATTTCATGGCCACAAATAAGTATTTTGTGGGCACGTTATACTATTTCGAGGGCATGAAGTAGTATTTTGTggccacaatttatttattttttggaccatgtcatcagaggggctccgtacttaacagatgaaaacacagacaataaatacaacaggagggaatgagGGAATGAGGACCATAcagggaacacaggtgacaTTAATTAACAGACAGGACCAGGGAGAcgcaaaactagaaacactaatGTAGGGCACAAACTGTCAAAGTAAAGCAGGAAGTAACGAGAAGACATACACAGATGAGACCAAGAATAACAGATTCGAAAACATAACAGAGACATGAGACACTGAAAACTTCCATCATCAGTTTTGTCTGTACAGGTGGACATCACTTGAGAAGGTGAAAGCTTTGGTGTGCTTTTCTACTAGTTGGGATGACTGCGAAAATATGCTGACAGTCTGAGGTTTTTGGACATTTGCTCACaaagtaaaaaatattttccaaattgaaaagaaaaaaaacttgtgaATTCCATGGTGGTTGAGAGTGTAACATTTTTAAGGGTTACCCATTAAACCACCTCCATTTTCATATGCTCCGATGATGCCTATGCTCTCCAGAGTTTGAgtgtacatataaatatataattttcaaTAAGAAATGGACAAGTGGTTATCACTGTATTCATTTTATAGGTAATATATAAAGACAGCTGAATAGTGAAACTTCCATTATGcagatttatatagcgcttttcaaggcacccaaagcgctttacaatgccattattcattcacgctcacattcatacactggtggaggcaagctacgattgtagccacagctgccctggggcagactgacagagatAAAGAAACAATTACACTGTAAGTACCCTGCAGTTTATGGGGTACGGGCCGTATTATGGAGTCACTCAATCTTGTCCAACTTCCTGGTAGTTTTTACAGGGAAAGAGACACAAATTGTACTGTAAATAATTTTATGTATCATAGCAGCCTAAGTAATTACTAAGTAAGTACTGCTATGACTTaagccccagggcagctgtggctacaatcgtagcttgcctccaccagtgtatgaatgtgagcgtgaatgaataatggcattgtaaagcgctttgggtgccttgaaaagcgctatataaatccaatccattatcattattattattattattattattattattatttgttccCTGCATCTGACTTTTTGCCTACAAATTGCAGGTAAAAACAGGGTACTTGCACCTTGTTGCCCACAAATTGTATGCATGTACAGGGTACTTTTGCCAAAGGGGCAGGTTTTACAGTGAAAATTGTTTAATTGTTTCCTGCAAGAGCCTGACTTGTTGCCCACAAAATGCAGGTAAATACAGGGTACGTGCACCTTAGTTGCTCGAAAACTTGACCCGTGCCCCAGAAAGTACAAGGTACTTACAGTGTACTTGTTGTATTGTTTCTTGCAAAAACCTTACTGATTGCCTGCAAATTGTAGGTAAGTACAGGGTGCTCGAGCCTTATTCACAGGTCatgttataaagtgttacctAATGAAAAGTATATAAAACTATTAATCCACTATAAACTAGTTTTGACTGTGCTATGATAGATGGTGAGCATCTGGTCTTGTATGCTCATGTTCTCCTGAATCTCCTCACAGAGATTCAGATCTTTTAAGATAAAAgtataacaaataaagaaataaacttGATAAATATGTTTTGAGAAACCAAGTATAATGTGTAGTATAGAAGTCTGAAAGGCCACAAGTATGAAAATACTAGAAGTCTGATTTTAACTAAGAAACTTACTTAAAATCAGATTTAGAAATTTTaactacaaaaaacacaaaatattattGTAAATTGTCTTTATTTGTGTTCCAAGTTACATAATGCATCATCTATCTAGAAAGTATAGAGGTTATGTACATGTTACTCTGTCTATTGATTAACAATGTAATTCAAATTTCTCTTAAATtacatatgtacacatatgaACAGATTTTTTCCCTCTGTGCAGACATACCTATGACTTTAATCTAAAAGTTGAACTTTTACCACATATAAAATTCAAaactctttttcttatttttgttagTTTCAGTCCATACATTAGGGGATTCATGATTGGTGGGATAAGGAGAAACTCCATTGCCATGAAATTCTCAACATTTTGTGGTATTTCTTTTGAGCCAAATCGCATGTATAACATATCAAAAAGCAAAGACACAACAACAActgttaaagaaaataaatgtggtACACATGTCTGCATGAATTTGTTCCAGTTTTCATTGGATGACTGACATGTTTTGATCAGATGTACATAAGaccagaaaacaaaaaggacATGGCCGATATAAAAGGTGTAATTAAAAGCAGGAATAACAGTTTTAGCTACAGAGGGAGAGCAAGCTAGATTAGAAATTAACCAGTTTACACAGTAGATCCTTTGTATGTGTGAGCCACATAACCTCAACACTGCTGTTGATATCGTGCTCATGAAGAGAAGATAAAAGGGAATAAGCCaagcaaaaaatacaaaaatacaaactttttGTTTAGTCATCAGAGAGTGGTACACAAGAGGTCGACATATAGCCACGTATCTGTCATAGGCCATGAGAGCTAGGAGAGAGAAGTCAGCAGCAACTGAAGAGTGCAATGCAAAACCCTGTAAAAGGCATCCTGCATAAGAGATGACATGAATGGTGGACAGAAGATCGTAGAGAAACTTGGGATAAAATGCAGCTGTCCCATAGAGTCCATTGACACACAGATTGCAGAGGAAGATGTACATGGGTTCATGAAGGCTTTTATCCACAATGACTGTCACAATTATTGTCAAATTTACCAGCCAAATCACACAGTAACACAGTAAAGTGAGAACAAAGAGAATGACCCTGTAGTTTGCAATGTTACTTAAACCTGAGAGAGTAAAAACAGTAATTACTGAAACATTATCCATAATAAAATTTTTAGTTTACCTTATTAGGTGTCATTTCAGACTGAGAGCAAATGACATTTTTACAAGTTAAAGCCAGGGTGAAATGAAGTCTGTCTGTGTACTGTCTCCCTGACAAAGTATGTCACCAGAGGTTTATATACTCTTCTTGTCAGCCACAATTACGTGGTTAGTATGATGTCAGCTGTGCTTTCACTCCTTGAGTCGAATAacgtatttttacttttaaagatACAAGCTCTTTGTAGTCATTTCCCAGATCTCAGCAGTTGCATAAAATACAAACAGGTGTGAGGAAATGATGAGGAGTaagataaattaataaatttagTTTAAGAAGAAGGGCTTGCAAGAAGAGCTTCAGCAGCATCCCGAGGAATTTTGCGGGGTGATTCATGGGGTATTGAGCTTGTTGGTACAGTCTATTCAAACTCTCTACACATGCATAAAGACATTTTCGgtgcaaaacagcaacacagtgGCTAAGGTTGTTACAGTTAAGTATAAGTAAACTTTGTAGTTAAACATATGAAGGTaaacttcagaaaaaaaaactaaccgAAAACTTTTTTTgacttacaaaacaaaatcaagtaAAATAATATAATCGTAATGTGTTTGGTTTTAGTCTTTTTTATTCACAAATGTAAAAACCAAAAGGAAGCTCTGATACTTGTATTTCAATCAGTGCAATATCTGCAAACTAATGAAGAGCATCTAGCCATATAACATACAGGTCACAGTGCTTGTTTATCAACAACATTCTTCATATTTCTCTGTAATGAGAtatgcacatacacaaaaacattttttgtgtgCAGAGAAATTCATTACTTTAATCTAAAAGCTGGTTTGTCATGGTATGGGGTCTGGGACCaagtgtttttgtatttctggGTTTTGTATATTCTTTGATTGAGTGTTTTCTTAGGTTCTCTTGCATTTAGTGTTTTGTTATTCCCAGGTTTTATTCATGTGCCTCCTCTTGTGTTCCATGTGTCATGTCTAGTTAAGTTTTCATGTCTGCTCTTCCCCAGTTTCAGCGTCTAAGTTAATTTGATAGTTCCCCGtcttgtgttcagttttgcttcctcctggtatcatgtgtgtgtttgtgtaattaGCCCCAGCTGTGCTTCCTTCCTGGTTCTCATCCCCTTTTTATCCTTTGAGTATTTAGTCCTTTGTTTTCCGTTACCTGTTGTCATTTATCTGCGTTTCCTCCATGTTTTTCCTAAAGTTCCAAGGTTTTTCAAGTGTTccaggttttgtttttatttgcttgGTTTCCCCAGTTTAGGGATTCTCATGTTTAGTTTGAGAGCTCTTCAGTTGGAGTGGTGGTAGTTCGTAAGAGATTAAAGGATaaccccaacctcagcaacaggaccagtCTCGGCaccgaccaagtgtgtttgcttttgtaactgtgtcttaattccacctatttcacatacaagggtcagtactacaggcagaaagatgggtgtgccatgggttccccagTTTCTCCCATTGTGGCCAATTagatggaagaagtggaaaagagggctttgttatcctaccctggaacaccaccaagtcattggttcagatatgtggatgacacctgggtgaaaataaAATCTCAGGACGCACTGTGGCGGACCACCAggtggctccactcacacccagggTTAGGGGAAGTAAGGGGATGAAGGTTTTGGCGCTTTCTATGTTCAGTTGTGTAAAGCAGTGATTAAAGTTGGAATGAAATATTGGGATATCTTGTGTCGTCCTTACctacctccacattggtgacctCTGAGGCGAACATGCAAAAGTTCGCACACGGAGCCAGCTCCAGCCTGGAAAAATCGGCGGCTGCCAGACTTCCACTTCCACCTATAGTTGTGTTTATAGTGGTGGTTAAGCTGCTGGATTTTTGGCTTTACAACCTTCCTTCATGGTCCGTGCACATCGAAGCTCAGTTAGCTCTTCGTGGCGTTTCAGCCAACGACACGAAATACCATCATGTGGTGGCCTCGCTGGATCCGCTGTCCACCCACCACGTTATGACCCTCCTCCGGGATCCCCTCACCCAAGGGAAATACACTGCTCTCAAGGCACTGCTGCTGCGGCGCTACTCCCTCTCAGATGCAGAGCAGGTCGAgaaactcctctctctctctggcctGGGTGATGATACTGCTCTCAAGCTCATGGAGAGCATGCTGCTAGGAACAGATGATTGAGgattcttcttcactcacctcttcctctgacagctgccagctccagtgcgagctgccTTTGCCAACTCCCCACTGTTGGCCATGAAGGATTACTGCTCACTCGCAGAAGAAGCAGATCGCATCCTCCTGGCTACCAGGAGCTTTGGCATCCAGGCGATT containing:
- the LOC116320669 gene encoding olfactory receptor 5F1-like, whose translation is MDNVSVITVFTLSGLSNIANYRVILFVLTLLCYCVIWLVNLTIIVTVIVDKSLHEPMYIFLCNLCVNGLYGTAAFYPKFLYDLLSTIHVISYAGCLLQGFALHSSVAADFSLLALMAYDRYVAICRPLVYHSLMTKQKVCIFVFFAWLIPFYLLFMSTISTAVLRLCGSHIQRIYCVNWLISNLACSPSVAKTVIPAFNYTFYIGHVLFVFWSYVHLIKTCQSSNENWNKFMQTCVPHLFSLTVVVVSLLFDMLYMRFGSKEIPQNVENFMAMEFLLIPPIMNPLMYGLKLTKIRKRVLNFICGKSSTFRLKS